The proteins below come from a single Jaculus jaculus isolate mJacJac1 chromosome 12, mJacJac1.mat.Y.cur, whole genome shotgun sequence genomic window:
- the Il15 gene encoding interleukin-15 gives MRILKSYMNSTSILCLLLNSHFLTEAGIQVFILGCISTGLPKTEANWNDVISDLKTIESLIQSIHMDATLYTESNVHPSCKVTAMKCFLLELRVILHESGDNHINQTVENLILIANHSLSSNGNITETGCKECEELEEKNINEFLQSFIHIVQMFINT, from the exons ATGAGAATTTTG AAATCATATATGAACAGTACTTCCATCCTGTGTTTACTTCTAAACAGTCATTTTTTAACCGAGGCTGGCATACAAGTCTTCATTTTGGG CTGTATCAGTACAGGTCTGCCGAAAACAGAGGCCAACTGGAATGATGTAATAAGTGACCTGAAAACAATTGAATCTCTTATTCAA TCTATACATATGGATGCTACTTTATACACTGAAAGCAATGTTCAT CCCAGTTGCAAAGTAACCGCGATGAAGTGCTTTCTCCTGGAATTGCGAGTTATTTTACATGAGTCCGGTGACAACCACATTAACCAAACAGTGGAAAACCTGATCCTCATCGCAAATCACAGTTTATCTTCTAATGGG AATATAACAGAAACTGGATGCAAGGAATGTGAGGAGCTAGAGGAAAAAAACATTAATGAATTTTTGCAGAGTTTTATACACATTGTGCAAATGTTCATCAACACTTGA